A region of Moorena producens PAL-8-15-08-1 DNA encodes the following proteins:
- a CDS encoding DUF4351 domain-containing protein gives MIEDRQQQRNLSACVQLLAGVKFDEQLIQAYFREDMMQESVVYQRIIRQGLEQGLEQGLEEGKRNELNLIKRLLNRRLGEINPQLQNQIEELSFEQLEDLGEALLDFESDAARSWGFPP, from the coding sequence ATGATTGAAGACAGACAACAGCAGCGTAACCTATCTGCTTGCGTGCAACTGTTGGCTGGGGTGAAATTTGATGAGCAGTTAATTCAAGCCTATTTTAGGGAGGATATGATGCAAGAGTCAGTAGTTTATCAACGGATTATTCGCCAAGGATTAGAACAGGGATTAGAACAGGGATTAGAAGAAGGAAAGCGCAATGAGCTTAATTTAATTAAGCGTCTACTAAACCGTCGCTTAGGTGAAATCAATCCCCAATTACAAAATCAAATTGAGGAATTATCTTTTGAGCAGTTGGAGGATTTAGGAGAAGCGTTGTTAGATTTTGAAAGCGATGCAGCGCGGTCTTGGGGGTTTCCCCCATGA
- a CDS encoding DUF4351 domain-containing protein: MTYDSTLKYLVEQYPQAFTRWLFNQEPAEDIEILNTELSTEPIRADALFFVRVADAILHLEFQTLPQSEPPLPLRMLDYWVRLYRQYRCDIEQVIIFLKPTRLAGVFVNQFTERNLSFRYRVIRIWECDPQPLLTTPGLLPLAVLAQAEVPENLLSQVAARIDMIEDRQQQRNLSACVQLLAGVKFDEQLIQAYFREDMMQESVVYQRIIRQGLEQGLEQGLEQGLEQGKRNELNLIIRQISRRLGEINPQLQNQIEKLSFDQLEDLGEALLDFETEVDLTNWLNQLMDT; encoded by the coding sequence ATGACTTACGATAGTACCCTAAAATATCTAGTTGAACAATATCCCCAAGCCTTTACCCGTTGGTTATTTAACCAAGAACCAGCAGAGGATATCGAAATTCTCAACACCGAATTAAGCACAGAACCAATTCGGGCAGATGCCTTGTTTTTTGTGCGAGTTGCTGATGCTATCTTGCATTTGGAATTTCAAACCTTACCCCAATCTGAACCTCCCTTACCCCTGCGGATGCTGGATTATTGGGTCAGGTTATATCGACAATATCGTTGTGATATTGAACAGGTAATAATATTCCTGAAACCAACCCGATTAGCGGGAGTATTTGTGAATCAATTTACCGAGAGGAACTTATCCTTCCGCTACCGGGTGATTCGGATTTGGGAATGTGATCCACAACCATTACTTACCACCCCAGGGTTACTACCCTTGGCAGTATTAGCACAAGCGGAAGTGCCAGAAAACCTGCTATCCCAAGTAGCAGCCAGAATCGATATGATCGAAGATAGACAACAGCAGCGTAACCTATCTGCTTGCGTGCAACTGTTGGCTGGAGTGAAATTTGATGAACAGTTAATTCAAGCTTACTTTCGGGAGGATATGATGCAAGAGTCAGTAGTTTATCAACGAATTATTCGTCAAGGATTAGAACAAGGATTAGAGCAAGGATTAGAACAGGGGTTAGAACAAGGAAAGCGCAATGAGCTTAATTTAATTATCCGTCAAATTAGCCGTCGCTTAGGTGAAATCAATCCCCAATTACAAAATCAAATTGAGAAATTATCCTTTGACCAGTTGGAGGATTTAGGAGAAGCGTTGTTAGATTTTGAAACCGAAGTGGATTTGACCAATTGGTTGAACCAGTTAATGGATACGTAA
- a CDS encoding CHAT domain-containing protein, with protein MSRQSSVRIVLGLLFLSSLTISLWLGDLPATTWQLQRGNPATAQSPDASQLVQQGVEHYQLGDFTSAIEYWQTALTTYQETNNRPNQTIVLENLARAYQQIGQIDEAINYWEKVITNYQQLGDLQQVGRMLTELAQAYSKLGQNQTAIALLCGTFNYDNPQDNPCVPESALQLAHSHQDQLGVAAALGSLGDAYRLRGKYDLAINYLEESLTIAQEIDHLPYQSSALNSLGNAYSSKAQLSYRRANSADKIGYTTKASELEAKAKNNDREALKYFQTSLDLAITQNDQSGQIRARLNEIPLYYRLSESSASVMKWQKEWQKAYSLLETLPDSQDKVYAAIELANLLQPIAPAHETSPWIRCYQPKLEPQATALLAQAVSIAQRINDHRSQSFALGELSHIYECRGEYTKALELSQQARLAAEQNLLAKDSLYLWEWQTARIFKEQGKVTEAIGAYENAIATLETIRSDILTASRDVQFDFLDTVNPIYRQLVALRLEGDQTFLKSASPDVRTQNINIVLKTIDGLKLAELQDYFGNDCVLAAVNPARVDLVSTRTAVISTIILKDRTAVILSLPNGEKQWSWIDSDRDSIRQDINKFRRELESFFEPYNSQQAQKIYNWLIRPFANQLEQAKIETLVFINDGILRTVPMAALHDGEKFLVERYAIATTPTLTLTEPKALTAGSWRALVLGLTKEAIVDGREFEALSNVSTEVKAVTQTIPESKQLLDEEFTRDRLQEELGTTVYPIIHIATHGEFGTEPEDTFLVTGENDQLTIDELDRVIRSVTSTTEPVELISLTACRTATGDDRAALGLAGVAVQAGARSALASLWFINDQTTAQIAAQFYQGLRQSNLNKAQALRAAQIALLEAGGQYARPAYWAPYLVIGNWF; from the coding sequence ATGAGCCGCCAATCCAGTGTCCGTATTGTTCTAGGACTTCTTTTCCTATCCAGCCTCACCATTAGCCTGTGGCTCGGTGATCTTCCCGCTACCACCTGGCAACTGCAACGGGGAAACCCAGCCACAGCTCAATCCCCTGATGCTAGCCAACTTGTCCAACAAGGGGTGGAACACTACCAACTGGGAGATTTTACTAGCGCTATAGAGTATTGGCAAACTGCCCTAACTACTTATCAAGAAACCAACAACCGCCCTAACCAAACTATTGTTCTAGAAAACCTAGCGAGAGCTTATCAGCAAATTGGTCAAATCGACGAAGCCATTAACTACTGGGAAAAAGTTATCACTAATTATCAGCAACTGGGGGATTTACAACAGGTAGGGCGGATGCTTACTGAACTGGCTCAAGCTTATAGTAAATTGGGGCAAAATCAAACAGCGATCGCATTATTATGTGGTACCTTTAATTATGATAATCCCCAAGATAACCCCTGTGTGCCAGAAAGTGCTTTACAACTTGCTCACAGCCATCAAGACCAACTTGGAGTTGCTGCGGCTCTGGGGAGTTTAGGGGATGCTTATCGCCTCAGGGGCAAATACGATCTAGCCATTAACTATCTCGAAGAGAGCTTAACTATTGCCCAAGAAATTGACCACCTTCCCTATCAATCCTCAGCCCTGAATAGTTTAGGTAATGCCTACAGTAGCAAAGCTCAGCTCAGCTATCGTCGTGCAAACTCTGCTGACAAAATCGGCTACACAACAAAGGCTTCGGAACTCGAAGCAAAAGCTAAAAATAACGATAGGGAAGCACTAAAGTATTTTCAGACAAGCCTCGACCTTGCTATTACTCAAAACGACCAATCCGGTCAAATCCGGGCAAGGCTTAATGAGATTCCCCTGTACTACCGCCTTAGTGAATCTAGCGCTAGTGTTATGAAATGGCAAAAAGAATGGCAAAAAGCCTACTCCCTGTTGGAAACTCTACCAGATTCCCAGGATAAGGTTTATGCTGCCATTGAGTTAGCTAACCTGTTGCAACCCATTGCTCCGGCTCATGAAACTAGTCCCTGGATACGATGCTATCAGCCCAAACTAGAACCCCAGGCTACTGCACTCCTGGCTCAAGCCGTTTCAATAGCGCAACGGATTAATGACCACCGCTCCCAATCCTTTGCCCTAGGGGAACTGAGTCATATCTATGAGTGTCGTGGCGAGTATACCAAAGCGCTAGAGTTAAGCCAACAAGCTAGATTAGCAGCTGAGCAAAACTTGCTGGCAAAGGATAGTCTGTACTTGTGGGAGTGGCAAACAGCACGGATTTTTAAGGAGCAGGGGAAAGTAACTGAGGCAATCGGAGCCTATGAAAACGCGATCGCTACTCTCGAAACAATCCGTAGCGATATCCTAACTGCCAGTCGAGATGTCCAATTTGATTTTCTTGACACCGTTAACCCAATTTACCGACAGTTAGTGGCATTGAGGTTAGAGGGAGATCAAACTTTCCTAAAATCAGCTTCACCCGATGTGCGTACTCAGAATATTAACATTGTCCTGAAAACCATTGATGGTCTCAAACTAGCAGAATTACAAGATTATTTTGGTAACGACTGTGTGTTAGCAGCAGTGAATCCAGCCAGAGTTGACCTAGTCAGTACTCGCACAGCTGTGATTAGCACCATTATCCTCAAAGACCGAACTGCAGTAATTTTAAGTCTGCCTAATGGTGAAAAGCAATGGTCGTGGATTGATAGTGACCGCGACAGTATAAGACAAGACATTAATAAATTTCGTAGAGAACTAGAAAGCTTTTTTGAGCCTTACAATTCCCAACAGGCACAAAAAATTTATAATTGGTTAATTCGTCCTTTTGCCAATCAATTAGAACAAGCTAAAATAGAAACCCTGGTCTTCATCAATGATGGCATCCTACGCACTGTGCCAATGGCAGCCCTCCACGACGGGGAAAAATTTTTAGTTGAACGCTATGCGATCGCAACCACTCCCACCCTCACCCTGACTGAGCCTAAAGCATTAACAGCTGGGAGTTGGCGAGCACTGGTGTTGGGCTTAACCAAAGAAGCTATTGTCGATGGTCGTGAATTTGAAGCCTTGAGCAATGTATCCACAGAAGTTAAGGCAGTGACACAGACCATACCAGAGAGCAAACAGCTACTGGATGAGGAATTTACCCGCGATCGCTTACAAGAAGAATTAGGCACAACGGTTTACCCGATTATTCACATAGCTACTCACGGTGAGTTCGGCACTGAACCGGAGGATACTTTCCTAGTCACTGGGGAAAATGATCAACTCACCATTGATGAATTAGATCGGGTAATTCGCAGTGTAACTAGTACTACTGAGCCAGTGGAGTTAATCTCCCTCACTGCCTGTCGAACTGCCACTGGTGATGACCGAGCGGCCTTAGGTTTAGCCGGTGTAGCTGTTCAAGCAGGAGCCAGAAGTGCCTTAGCCTCGCTTTGGTTCATTAATGATCAAACCACTGCCCAAATTGCCGCCCAATTCTACCAGGGTTTGCGACAATCAAACTTAAACAAAGCCCAAGCGCTTCGTGCTGCTCAAATCGCTTTACTTGAAGCAGGAGGACAATATGCTCGCCCCGCCTATTGGGCACCTTATCTAGTAATTGGAAATTGGTTTTAA
- a CDS encoding ParM/StbA family protein has translation MTAKQLATIVNKVPILSIDLGRTSTKACISRYPDGVVLIPANVAHLTVEQVRRGGFEARLGDPLLDIWLEYQGKGYAIGQLAADFGANLGVGQSKVEDALIKVFACVGHFELQGDLAIIMGLPYHSQEQFEREKEELIGILASPHVMYYRGEQVSITIKKVWVIPEGYGSLIWVEVQEKEPSDGGLHDRSVAVVDIGHQTTDFIMADSFRFARGASQSEAFAMNEFYDQLAAQIQGADSQSLLLIKAVNRPEGERFYRPKGAAQPTDLDEIIPSLRKSFARELSDRLLAWLPERTTDVVVTGGGGQFFWNDLQLIFKEARLKGYLAQPSRKANALGQYIYGEVQKQSASR, from the coding sequence ATGACTGCTAAACAGCTTGCTACCATCGTGAACAAAGTTCCTATTCTCAGCATTGACTTAGGTCGCACCTCCACTAAAGCTTGTATCAGCCGTTACCCCGATGGTGTAGTGCTCATTCCTGCCAACGTTGCCCATCTTACCGTTGAGCAAGTGCGTCGGGGTGGGTTTGAAGCTCGACTGGGTGACCCTCTATTAGATATTTGGCTGGAGTATCAAGGCAAAGGATACGCCATTGGACAACTAGCTGCTGACTTCGGAGCTAACTTGGGTGTTGGTCAATCGAAAGTAGAAGATGCCTTGATAAAAGTTTTTGCCTGCGTAGGACATTTCGAGCTTCAAGGTGACTTGGCAATTATCATGGGATTGCCCTACCATTCCCAAGAGCAGTTTGAGCGTGAAAAAGAGGAATTAATTGGTATCCTGGCTTCTCCTCATGTCATGTACTACAGAGGGGAACAAGTCTCGATTACGATTAAGAAAGTTTGGGTAATACCAGAGGGCTATGGTAGCTTGATCTGGGTTGAAGTTCAGGAAAAAGAACCATCCGATGGCGGATTACATGACCGTTCCGTCGCCGTTGTGGATATTGGCCACCAAACCACTGACTTTATCATGGCAGATTCGTTCCGATTTGCTAGAGGAGCATCTCAGAGTGAAGCATTTGCCATGAATGAGTTTTATGATCAATTAGCTGCCCAAATTCAGGGAGCTGACAGTCAATCGTTACTATTAATCAAAGCGGTTAATCGTCCAGAGGGAGAGCGCTTTTATCGTCCTAAAGGTGCTGCTCAGCCCACAGACCTCGACGAAATTATACCCAGTTTGCGCAAAAGTTTTGCCCGTGAACTATCTGATCGCTTGCTCGCTTGGCTACCAGAACGCACCACAGACGTAGTCGTGACCGGTGGTGGTGGACAATTCTTCTGGAATGATCTTCAACTTATCTTTAAGGAAGCTAGACTCAAGGGTTACTTAGCTCAACCCTCTCGAAAAGCGAATGCTTTGGGACAATACATTTATGGAGAGGTGCAGAAGCAGTCAGCATCTCGATAA
- a CDS encoding D-alanine--D-alanine ligase family protein: MTKRRVGLLFGGVSGEHEVSISSARAIANALCADENASKYELVPVYIQKNGIWTAVETIAQVLDSGTPLESAPNGNVWQFPAVVSEVDVWFPILHGPNGEDGTVQGLLTLMGVPFVGSGVLGSAVGMDKLAMKTVYAQAGLPQVNYMEVLRTQVWSDPCVFTKLCDQIEETLNYPCFVKPANLGSSVGIAKVRSRSELEAALDNAANYDRRLIVEEGVVGREVECAVLGNDHPKASVVGEITYESDFYDYETKYTQGQADLLIPAPLPSDVTSQIQEMAIQAFTAVDGAGLARVDFFYVEATKEIFINEINTLPGFTATSMYPQLWAATGVPFPELVDQLIQLAIERA; encoded by the coding sequence ATGACAAAACGCAGAGTTGGACTGCTGTTTGGTGGTGTCTCAGGAGAACACGAAGTTTCGATTAGTTCTGCAAGAGCGATCGCAAACGCTCTGTGTGCCGATGAAAATGCCTCTAAGTACGAATTGGTGCCAGTTTACATTCAAAAAAATGGCATCTGGACAGCGGTCGAAACTATCGCACAGGTTTTAGACTCGGGAACTCCCCTAGAATCTGCTCCTAACGGTAATGTCTGGCAATTTCCTGCCGTTGTCAGTGAGGTAGATGTCTGGTTTCCCATCCTCCATGGGCCGAATGGGGAAGATGGCACAGTTCAGGGATTACTAACCCTGATGGGAGTTCCCTTTGTCGGTAGTGGTGTTTTGGGTTCTGCTGTAGGCATGGACAAGCTGGCAATGAAGACAGTATATGCCCAAGCCGGATTACCCCAAGTCAACTACATGGAAGTTTTGCGTACGCAAGTTTGGTCCGATCCCTGTGTATTTACCAAACTTTGTGACCAAATTGAGGAAACCTTAAACTATCCCTGCTTTGTCAAACCAGCTAATTTAGGCTCATCGGTAGGGATTGCCAAAGTGCGATCGCGTTCTGAATTAGAAGCCGCCTTAGATAATGCTGCTAATTATGACCGCAGGTTGATTGTAGAAGAAGGGGTAGTAGGGCGAGAAGTAGAGTGTGCTGTACTAGGGAACGATCATCCCAAAGCCTCAGTAGTTGGTGAAATTACTTATGAGAGTGATTTCTATGACTACGAAACCAAATACACTCAGGGTCAAGCGGACTTGTTAATCCCCGCTCCCTTGCCTAGTGACGTAACTAGTCAGATTCAGGAAATGGCAATCCAGGCGTTTACTGCCGTTGATGGGGCTGGTTTAGCACGGGTAGACTTCTTTTATGTCGAAGCCACTAAGGAAATCTTCATCAACGAGATCAACACCTTACCAGGTTTTACGGCAACCAGTATGTATCCCCAACTGTGGGCAGCTACAGGTGTTCCGTTTCCAGAATTAGTGGATCAGTTAATTCAACTAGCAATAGAGCGGGCTTGA
- the ndk gene encoding nucleoside-diphosphate kinase — protein sequence MERTFLMVKPDGVQRNLVGQIIQRFETKGFTLVGLKLMNVSRELAEQHYAVHKERPFFPKLIEFIISGPVVAMVWEGNGVVASARKMIGATKPLEAEPGTIRGDYGLDTGRNLIHGSDAIETAQQEISLWFKDEELVSWEPTITSWLYE from the coding sequence TTGGAACGGACATTTCTGATGGTTAAGCCGGATGGTGTACAACGGAATCTTGTTGGTCAAATCATCCAGCGTTTTGAGACAAAAGGTTTTACCTTAGTTGGGCTGAAGCTGATGAACGTCAGCCGTGAACTTGCCGAACAGCATTACGCTGTTCACAAAGAGAGACCTTTCTTTCCCAAACTAATCGAATTCATCATCTCTGGTCCTGTAGTAGCAATGGTCTGGGAAGGAAATGGAGTAGTGGCTTCCGCAAGAAAGATGATTGGTGCTACCAAACCTCTGGAAGCTGAACCAGGAACCATTCGGGGCGATTATGGGTTAGACACAGGTCGCAATCTTATCCATGGCTCAGATGCCATTGAGACAGCGCAGCAGGAGATTAGTCTTTGGTTTAAGGACGAAGAGCTAGTTAGCTGGGAACCAACCATAACCTCTTGGCTTTATGAGTAA
- a CDS encoding TerC family protein, whose amino-acid sequence MLDQIINSSFNVGLEAPVVLLILVALEAVLSADNAIALAAISQGLQTKQLQRHALNLGLAVAYVLRITLILTATWVVQFWQCELLGAAYLLWLVFEYFRSDQDEDHHHHGPKFTSLWQAIPLIAVTDLAFSLDSVTTAIAISDQTWLVIAGGTIGVIALRFMAGLFIRWLKEYVYLEDAGYITVGFVGLRLLVRAIKPELVPPEWLMVAAIALVFMWGFSEKSKTPDLEPIPVENEGRPALTKD is encoded by the coding sequence ATGCTAGACCAAATTATTAACTCATCGTTTAATGTTGGGCTTGAGGCTCCTGTGGTTTTGTTGATTCTGGTGGCACTAGAAGCTGTACTGTCTGCTGATAATGCGATCGCATTAGCTGCGATCTCCCAAGGCTTACAGACCAAACAACTTCAACGCCATGCTCTTAACTTGGGCTTAGCAGTTGCCTATGTGCTACGAATCACTTTGATTCTCACAGCCACTTGGGTAGTGCAGTTTTGGCAGTGTGAGTTATTGGGAGCAGCCTATCTGCTCTGGTTGGTCTTTGAGTATTTCAGATCTGATCAAGATGAAGACCATCACCATCATGGCCCGAAGTTCACTTCTCTATGGCAGGCAATTCCGCTAATTGCTGTTACCGATTTAGCTTTTTCCTTGGATAGTGTCACGACAGCGATCGCAATTTCTGACCAGACCTGGCTGGTTATTGCTGGTGGCACCATTGGGGTAATTGCCCTGCGCTTCATGGCGGGCTTATTTATTCGTTGGTTGAAAGAGTATGTCTATCTCGAGGATGCTGGCTACATTACCGTGGGCTTTGTGGGATTGCGGCTGTTGGTCAGAGCGATTAAACCGGAATTAGTGCCACCGGAATGGTTAATGGTTGCTGCCATTGCCCTAGTGTTCATGTGGGGATTTTCTGAAAAGTCTAAGACCCCAGACCTTGAGCCAATTCCTGTGGAAAACGAAGGGCGACCGGCTTTGACGAAAGACTAA
- the psaM gene encoding photosystem I reaction center subunit XII: MPISDAQVIGALLLALLPGFLAFRLSTELYK; encoded by the coding sequence ATGCCTATTTCAGATGCCCAAGTTATCGGAGCTCTATTGCTGGCTTTGCTTCCAGGATTTCTAGCATTCCGCCTGTCTACTGAACTTTACAAATAA
- a CDS encoding IS607 family transposase yields MTRALVPLRKAVELTGLSRNTLRKYADNGTIKWEKTPGGTRFFDTESKLRLGARSSQHLQAVCCYCLLSSSKQRDDLARQVAYKHSLFPEAEIIFDIGSGLNYKRKGLRTILERIVLGDQLTIVVACRDRLTRFGFELIEYLVGLNGGKILVLDQPESCL; encoded by the coding sequence ATAACTAGGGCACTTGTACCACTCCGTAAGGCGGTCGAACTTACGGGACTCTCCAGGAACACTCTAAGGAAGTATGCAGATAATGGGACAATCAAATGGGAAAAAACCCCAGGAGGAACTAGATTCTTTGACACAGAGAGCAAGCTCCGCCTCGGTGCCAGATCATCTCAACATCTTCAAGCTGTTTGCTGCTACTGCCTCCTCAGCAGTAGCAAACAAAGGGACGACCTCGCCAGGCAAGTCGCCTACAAGCACTCCCTCTTCCCGGAAGCGGAGATCATCTTTGACATCGGTTCAGGACTCAACTACAAAAGAAAAGGACTTAGAACCATATTGGAGCGAATTGTGCTCGGAGATCAGCTCACGATTGTTGTTGCCTGTAGAGACCGACTTACCCGATTCGGGTTTGAACTTATTGAGTACCTGGTCGGTCTCAACGGTGGAAAAATCCTGGTTCTCGACCAACCTGAAAGTTGTCTTTGA
- a CDS encoding helix-turn-helix domain-containing protein, whose protein sequence is MFLNPEQRSIVRKWFGVSRYVFNKTVKILSDGETKANWKAIKTGILNDLPEWCKAVPYQIKSIAIKDACTAVREAKKKYKKTSQINRVRFRSRKNPVQSCYIPKSAVSRKGVYHTKLGEIANARDST, encoded by the coding sequence GTGTTCCTAAACCCTGAGCAACGCTCAATAGTTCGTAAGTGGTTTGGAGTGTCCCGTTATGTTTTCAATAAAACCGTCAAGATCCTCTCTGATGGTGAGACCAAAGCTAATTGGAAAGCTATTAAGACTGGCATATTAAATGACCTCCCTGAGTGGTGTAAAGCAGTGCCTTATCAAATCAAATCTATAGCGATAAAGGATGCTTGCACTGCTGTTAGAGAGGCCAAGAAAAAATACAAAAAAACTTCACAAATTAACCGAGTAAGATTTAGGTCTCGTAAGAACCCTGTTCAGTCTTGCTATATCCCTAAGTCAGCAGTGTCTAGGAAAGGTGTCTATCACACAAAGCTGGGAGAAATTGCCAATGCTCGTGACTCTACCTGA
- a CDS encoding zinc ribbon domain-containing protein: MQSLMGETPKTALHRFLTFFSETSVGKIGDGDFSRIQRLCSHLDSLMSRTSKACKGQKRRRRKAARRMIIKIQNLINELHHKAARFLVDNFDVILLPTFETSQMSRKTNRKIRSKTVRNMLSFAHYRFKEFLKYKAQETGKIVVDVCEAYTSKTVSWTGELVNIGGSKIIKSKVDGRSMDRDINGARGIFLRSRSVAYGHALGDTPWLRNQLALVSLDLPLVDFGS, from the coding sequence ATGCAGTCGCTCATGGGGGAAACCCCCAAGACCGCGCTGCATCGCTTTTTGACATTCTTTAGTGAGACTTCTGTTGGAAAGATTGGGGATGGTGATTTTTCCCGAATTCAGCGACTTTGTTCTCATCTCGATAGTCTGATGTCCCGAACAAGTAAAGCGTGTAAAGGACAAAAGCGCCGAAGGAGAAAAGCCGCTAGAAGGATGATCATAAAAATCCAGAATCTGATCAACGAATTACATCACAAAGCTGCCCGATTCTTAGTTGACAACTTTGATGTGATTTTGCTTCCCACTTTTGAGACTTCTCAGATGTCCCGAAAGACTAACCGCAAGATTAGATCGAAAACAGTTCGCAATATGCTCTCTTTTGCTCATTATCGTTTCAAAGAATTCCTAAAGTATAAAGCCCAAGAAACAGGGAAAATTGTTGTAGATGTTTGTGAAGCCTATACGAGTAAAACCGTTAGTTGGACTGGGGAGCTGGTTAACATCGGCGGCAGCAAAATAATTAAATCAAAAGTTGATGGCCGATCTATGGATCGAGACATTAACGGCGCTCGTGGGATATTCCTGCGTTCGCGCAGCGTGGCCTACGGCCATGCCCTGGGAGATACCCCCTGGCTGAGAAATCAGCTTGCATTAGTGAGCCTTGATTTGCCTTTGGTAGATTTTGGTAGCTAA
- a CDS encoding tetratricopeptide repeat protein, which translates to MNAPTFLNRQNHNRQWFPMSRKNHRHLAPVKLVPRKSHIHSVKSLRTLANSKVKQGDYSSAIALLTQLINLNPTSASDYNNRGLLYFQSGQPYKALFDYNQALRIDPRLDSAYNNRANYYASVGQLAEALTDYEQAIDLNPGNIRTWINQAITFRELGLYDLALENLDMALMLGCLEDHVYAQRGRTYHLRGDWNCAISDYQKALKWLPLSGSSDSLREKVENWINDLLKPLRA; encoded by the coding sequence ATGAATGCTCCTACTTTTCTAAATCGGCAAAACCATAATCGACAGTGGTTCCCAATGTCCCGCAAAAACCACAGGCATTTAGCACCAGTGAAGCTAGTGCCTAGAAAAAGCCACATACATTCTGTGAAAAGCCTGCGCACCTTAGCAAACTCGAAAGTGAAACAAGGGGATTACAGCAGTGCGATCGCATTGTTAACCCAGTTGATTAATCTCAATCCCACCAGCGCATCAGACTACAACAATCGGGGATTGCTGTATTTCCAAAGTGGTCAGCCTTACAAAGCTCTATTTGATTACAATCAGGCACTGCGAATTGATCCCAGATTGGACAGTGCTTACAACAATCGCGCTAATTATTATGCATCAGTTGGGCAACTGGCTGAAGCCCTCACCGACTACGAGCAAGCTATTGATCTCAATCCGGGAAATATCCGCACCTGGATTAACCAAGCGATCACCTTCCGGGAATTGGGATTGTACGATTTAGCCCTAGAAAACCTTGACATGGCTCTAATGCTAGGATGCCTGGAAGACCATGTCTATGCTCAGAGAGGGCGTACTTACCATCTCAGGGGTGACTGGAACTGTGCCATCAGCGACTATCAAAAGGCTTTGAAGTGGCTGCCATTGTCTGGTTCTTCTGATTCCTTGCGCGAGAAAGTGGAAAATTGGATCAATGATTTGCTTAAGCCACTGAGAGCTTGA